In Myxococcus stipitatus, the following are encoded in one genomic region:
- a CDS encoding response regulator — protein MVNTLASPVSPADSATLLLVGSERECQRVEEALAHAGIAAAVQRATSPDALEAALTRPWSLVVCGSEVPGLGFAEAQARWRKQQKDLPFVVLSREWSDATLEASTQAGARDYVSEDRFNRMAPVLRRELPLARAMSRHDATTEELLRTNWILGNILDALPFVLFVKDAKTRRLVVVNKTFADAFNVTKEWLLGKLDHDYFPPEQADSFITIDTEILASKKMRAFEEVARASGVDRIFATRKLPLLDDSGEASYLLGVTEDITERKQNEEMLRASKAELEAANKQLAASLEEIKRTRAVSARSLASYQQRALQMEIIRQQNEDLDRLAQELAVAKRNEEERAREAEAAARLKSEFLANFSHEIRTPLNGIIGYCDLLMREEGSRLTAHGRRDLNVVKTNAKTLLALINDILDLSKIEAGRVEVVTEAVDVRELADECMATVKEYLKGKDVALTTNIDVAAGILRTDALKLRQIMLNLLSNAAKFTETGEVALSVVPSGDEVVMTVEDTGVGIPSDQLPFIFEKFRQVDGSTTRKVGGTGLGLAIVRELSRVLGGNVTVTSTLGRGTTFTVRLPNILEAPADGQNGVERAVPVAEVAHHLNTVAQPGSTVLVVDDDPLIQQLVTGQLAPAGFKVVVAEDGIAALKRARELKPQAILLDIHLPKLDGWSVLSQLKSEPTLAGIPVILISVEEQRARGFSLGACEYLVKPVEPERLVEVVQRSLGQTPGAATGVGEVLVVDDDAATRELVSRNLRRAGFSTAEARNGEDALLKARVSPPSLVVLDLMMPNLDGFEVLRRLRAEKLQVPVVVLTGKSLTSEEEALLRDGFAGFVKKGGHALEDVIAQAKGLLLSQRAATAGRLPRILYVEDSAQNRDIVRRYLGGLFEVIEAEDGEHGLERATRDNPDLILMDLSLPRLDGWEATRRLRAVPSVANVPVIAVTAHAGREYQDKAHAAGCTAYLTKPLDRDQLLEMIRKHLGRSHG, from the coding sequence ATGGTCAACACCCTAGCTTCCCCTGTCTCGCCGGCGGACTCCGCCACCCTCCTGCTGGTGGGCAGCGAGCGCGAGTGCCAGCGCGTGGAAGAGGCGCTCGCCCACGCGGGCATCGCCGCCGCTGTCCAGCGCGCCACGAGCCCCGACGCGCTGGAGGCCGCGCTGACGCGCCCCTGGTCGCTGGTCGTCTGCGGCTCGGAGGTCCCGGGCCTGGGCTTCGCCGAGGCCCAGGCACGGTGGCGCAAGCAGCAGAAGGACTTGCCCTTCGTGGTGCTGTCGCGCGAGTGGAGCGACGCCACGCTGGAGGCCAGCACCCAGGCCGGCGCCCGCGACTACGTCAGCGAGGACCGCTTCAACCGCATGGCGCCCGTGCTGCGCCGCGAGCTGCCGCTGGCCCGCGCGATGTCGCGCCATGACGCCACCACGGAAGAGCTGCTGCGCACCAACTGGATTCTGGGCAACATCCTGGACGCGCTGCCCTTCGTGCTCTTCGTGAAGGACGCGAAGACGCGCCGCCTCGTCGTGGTCAACAAGACCTTCGCGGACGCGTTCAACGTCACCAAGGAGTGGCTGCTCGGCAAGCTGGACCACGACTACTTCCCGCCGGAGCAGGCCGACTCGTTCATCACCATCGACACGGAGATTCTCGCCTCCAAGAAGATGCGCGCCTTCGAGGAGGTGGCCCGCGCCAGCGGCGTGGACCGCATCTTCGCCACGCGCAAGCTGCCGCTCCTGGATGACTCCGGCGAGGCCAGCTACCTCCTGGGCGTCACCGAGGACATCACCGAGCGCAAGCAGAACGAGGAGATGCTGCGCGCGTCCAAGGCGGAGCTGGAGGCGGCCAACAAGCAACTGGCCGCGAGCCTGGAGGAGATCAAGCGCACCCGCGCGGTGTCCGCCCGCTCGCTGGCGTCCTATCAGCAGCGCGCGCTGCAGATGGAGATCATCCGCCAGCAGAACGAGGACCTGGACCGGCTGGCCCAGGAGCTGGCGGTGGCCAAGCGCAACGAGGAGGAGCGCGCCCGCGAGGCCGAGGCCGCCGCCCGCCTCAAGAGCGAGTTCCTGGCCAACTTCAGCCACGAAATCCGCACGCCCCTCAACGGCATCATCGGCTACTGCGACCTCCTGATGCGCGAGGAGGGCTCGCGGCTGACGGCCCACGGCCGGCGCGACCTCAACGTCGTGAAGACGAACGCCAAGACGCTGCTGGCGCTCATCAACGACATCCTGGACCTGTCCAAGATTGAAGCGGGCCGCGTGGAGGTCGTCACCGAGGCGGTGGACGTGCGCGAGCTGGCCGACGAGTGCATGGCCACGGTGAAGGAGTACCTCAAGGGCAAGGACGTGGCCCTCACCACGAACATCGACGTGGCGGCGGGCATCCTGCGCACCGACGCGCTCAAGCTGCGGCAAATCATGCTCAACCTCTTGAGCAACGCCGCCAAGTTCACCGAGACGGGCGAGGTGGCGCTGAGCGTGGTGCCCTCCGGCGACGAGGTGGTGATGACGGTGGAGGACACCGGCGTCGGCATCCCCTCCGACCAGCTGCCCTTCATCTTCGAGAAGTTCCGCCAGGTGGACGGCTCCACCACGCGCAAGGTGGGCGGCACGGGCCTGGGGCTCGCCATCGTGCGGGAGCTGTCGCGGGTCCTGGGCGGCAACGTCACGGTGACGTCCACGCTGGGCCGGGGCACCACCTTCACCGTGCGCCTGCCCAACATCCTGGAGGCCCCCGCCGACGGCCAGAATGGCGTGGAGCGCGCGGTCCCCGTCGCGGAGGTGGCCCACCACCTCAACACCGTCGCGCAGCCGGGCAGCACGGTGCTGGTGGTGGATGACGACCCGCTCATCCAGCAGCTCGTCACCGGCCAATTGGCGCCCGCGGGCTTCAAGGTCGTGGTGGCCGAGGACGGCATCGCCGCGCTCAAGCGCGCCCGCGAGCTCAAGCCCCAGGCCATCCTCCTGGACATCCACCTGCCCAAGCTGGACGGCTGGTCCGTGCTCAGCCAGCTCAAGAGCGAGCCGACGCTGGCGGGCATCCCCGTCATCCTCATCTCCGTGGAGGAGCAGCGCGCGCGGGGCTTCTCGCTGGGGGCGTGTGAGTACCTGGTCAAGCCCGTGGAGCCGGAGCGGCTGGTGGAGGTGGTGCAGCGCAGCCTGGGCCAGACTCCCGGCGCCGCCACTGGCGTGGGCGAGGTGCTGGTGGTGGACGACGACGCGGCCACGCGCGAGCTCGTCAGCCGCAACCTGCGCCGCGCGGGCTTCAGCACCGCCGAGGCACGCAACGGCGAGGACGCGCTGCTCAAGGCGCGCGTGTCTCCGCCGTCACTCGTCGTGCTGGATTTGATGATGCCCAACCTGGACGGCTTCGAGGTGCTGCGGCGCCTGCGCGCCGAGAAGCTCCAGGTCCCCGTCGTCGTGCTCACCGGCAAGTCGCTCACGTCCGAGGAGGAAGCGCTCCTGCGCGACGGCTTCGCCGGCTTCGTGAAGAAGGGAGGCCACGCGCTCGAGGACGTCATCGCTCAAGCCAAGGGCCTCTTGTTGTCCCAGCGCGCCGCCACCGCCGGAAGGCTGCCGCGCATCTTGTATGTGGAAGACAGTGCCCAGAATCGGGACATCGTCCGGCGCTACCTCGGTGGACTGTTCGAGGTCATCGAGGCGGAGGATGGAGAACACGGACTGGAGCGCGCCACGCGCGACAACCCAGACCTCATCTTGATGGACTTGTCCCTGCCGCGCCTGGATGGTTGGGAGGCAACACGCCGCTTGCGTGCGGTGCCCTCCGTGGCCAACGTGCCGGTCATCGCGGTGACTGCGCATGCGGGGCGGGAGTATCAAGACAAAGCACACGCGGCGGGCTGCACCGCGTACCTCACCAAGCCCCTTGATCGTGACCAGTTGCTCGAGATGATTCGCAAGCATCTAGGGAGAAGCCATGGTTGA
- a CDS encoding tryptophan 2,3-dioxygenase family protein translates to MHTSPGYSFAEKLRQELDTPLFNPLLKKWVGRGELDYEVYLKTPQLLSLQSGEAERVAHDELMFQVVHQAQELWLKLASRETVEVVAELDRDALWAASARLERVVRILRGLSSELGVLETMTPDTYQVIRRSLGNGSGQESPGYNMLRKAAEGLALALERLLARRAQTVLGVYRGGPDDLKRLCEQMLDVDEAFQGWLHAHFQLVRRTIGVDRSVKALDGLPTQVLAGRMTLPLFRNLWDARVELTASWRREGGHAPGASREGCMEGAMGVGAYAPPMPSGACPMHAGLTSATRGDS, encoded by the coding sequence ATGCACACGTCACCCGGTTACAGTTTCGCGGAAAAATTGCGGCAAGAACTGGATACCCCTCTTTTCAACCCGCTGCTGAAGAAGTGGGTGGGACGCGGGGAGCTGGACTACGAGGTCTATCTCAAGACACCGCAGCTCTTGTCGTTGCAGTCGGGCGAGGCCGAGCGTGTCGCCCACGACGAGCTGATGTTTCAGGTGGTGCATCAGGCGCAGGAGCTGTGGCTGAAGCTGGCCTCGCGCGAGACGGTGGAGGTGGTGGCGGAGCTGGACCGCGACGCGCTGTGGGCCGCGTCCGCGCGGCTGGAGCGGGTGGTGCGCATCCTCCGCGGCCTGTCCTCCGAGCTGGGCGTGCTGGAGACGATGACGCCGGACACCTACCAGGTCATCCGCCGCAGCCTGGGCAATGGCAGCGGACAGGAGTCACCGGGTTACAACATGCTCCGCAAGGCGGCGGAGGGACTGGCGCTGGCGCTGGAGCGGCTCCTCGCGCGCCGCGCGCAGACGGTCCTCGGCGTCTACCGAGGCGGGCCGGATGACTTGAAGCGCCTGTGCGAGCAGATGCTGGACGTGGACGAGGCCTTCCAGGGCTGGCTGCACGCGCACTTCCAATTGGTGCGGCGCACCATCGGCGTGGACCGCTCGGTGAAGGCGCTGGACGGGCTGCCCACGCAGGTGCTGGCGGGGCGCATGACGCTGCCCCTGTTCCGCAACCTCTGGGACGCACGCGTGGAGCTGACCGCCAGCTGGCGGCGCGAGGGCGGCCATGCCCCCGGCGCCAGCCGCGAGGGTTGCATGGAGGGCGCCATGGGCGTGGGCGCCTACGCCCCCCCCATGCCCAGCGGCGCGTGCCCCATGCACGCGGGCCTGACCTCCGCGACGAGGGGCGACTCGTGA
- a CDS encoding LuxR C-terminal-related transcriptional regulator codes for MTTDISNERIRVALLEDQQVFRESLVLVLENAGMDVVARCSQTPPFLARVREHMPHVAVLDLRLVPPDQDGTETGLTVLQCLHDFYPSVKALVLSSHHEQDVVEQCLHAGAAGYLWKHNVGCADVVEAVTRVARGERLMPTGLSWGPSVPGFLPQEEVPLGGVELGLLTPREREVLGYVAAGADNLKIAACLSITERTVKAHITSIYKKLGSENRTQLAVLACQLGVHRPAGV; via the coding sequence ATGACGACAGACATTTCCAATGAGCGAATCCGAGTGGCCCTCCTGGAGGACCAGCAGGTCTTCAGGGAGAGTCTGGTGTTGGTCCTGGAGAACGCGGGGATGGACGTGGTGGCGCGTTGCTCGCAGACGCCGCCGTTCCTGGCGCGGGTTCGGGAGCACATGCCGCACGTGGCGGTGCTGGACTTGAGGCTGGTGCCGCCGGACCAGGATGGGACGGAGACGGGGCTGACGGTGTTGCAGTGCCTGCACGACTTCTACCCGTCCGTGAAGGCGCTGGTGTTGTCGAGTCATCACGAGCAGGACGTCGTGGAGCAATGTCTCCACGCGGGCGCCGCGGGCTACCTGTGGAAGCACAACGTGGGCTGCGCGGACGTGGTGGAGGCCGTCACCCGGGTGGCGCGGGGCGAGCGGCTGATGCCCACCGGACTGTCCTGGGGGCCGTCCGTGCCGGGCTTCCTGCCGCAGGAGGAGGTGCCCTTGGGGGGCGTGGAGCTGGGGCTGCTCACGCCCCGCGAGCGCGAGGTGCTGGGGTACGTGGCGGCGGGCGCGGACAACCTGAAGATTGCCGCGTGCTTGAGCATCACCGAGCGCACGGTGAAGGCGCACATCACCAGCATCTACAAGAAGCTGGGCTCGGAGAACCGCACGCAGCTGGCTGTCCTGGCGTGCCAGCTGGGCGTTCACCGTCCGGCAGGTGTGTGA
- a CDS encoding HAMP domain-containing sensor histidine kinase, producing the protein MSPDSSSENELTAILEKVRKTHGPDFLREPRESARHTWALEGLAGALAVLRGDEVLLVNHRWQSLTLARGPWRHLSDSGHDAGPELLTLRSAVAAEARALEHLPDDGEHLARYSYAGGHQLLEVRVRRVSPGLTPPVVLALARDITEEALTEEALTKERRALAEREHLRMLSEQASGIAHDLSSLLVAMKLRLELLQMNSAKAKAPEPPAHVDTLLRIVADASTRLGRLRDYARQQPESPMEPVQLAEVVSDAVEIARGELESRAAKEGLFLRLEVDVPRLPLVESSSADLRCVFLNLLRNARDAMPRGGTVRVRGQRTQGQAVITVEDEGTGIPEEHLHSIFQPFFTTKGRHGTGLGLSMAHDVVSRARGTLIAANRPEGGAIFTLTFPLLPGKRSHRAPAPEYRSS; encoded by the coding sequence ATGTCACCCGACTCTTCGTCTGAGAATGAGCTCACGGCCATCCTCGAGAAGGTGAGGAAGACACATGGGCCGGATTTCCTGCGTGAGCCACGCGAATCCGCCAGACACACCTGGGCGCTGGAAGGGCTCGCGGGTGCGCTCGCGGTGCTGCGCGGCGACGAGGTGTTGCTGGTCAACCATCGCTGGCAATCGCTGACGCTGGCGCGAGGGCCCTGGCGTCACCTGTCGGACAGTGGCCACGACGCCGGGCCGGAGCTGCTCACCCTGCGCAGCGCCGTGGCCGCCGAGGCGCGCGCGCTGGAGCACCTGCCGGACGACGGTGAGCACCTGGCCCGCTACAGCTATGCGGGAGGCCATCAGCTCCTGGAGGTGCGGGTGCGGCGGGTGAGCCCCGGACTCACCCCGCCGGTGGTGCTGGCGCTCGCGCGCGACATCACCGAGGAGGCGCTCACGGAGGAGGCGCTCACGAAGGAGCGCCGCGCGCTGGCGGAGCGTGAGCACCTGCGAATGTTGAGTGAGCAGGCGTCTGGAATCGCACACGACCTGAGCAGCCTGCTGGTGGCGATGAAGCTCCGCCTGGAGCTGCTCCAGATGAACAGCGCCAAGGCCAAGGCGCCGGAGCCTCCCGCGCACGTGGACACGCTCCTGCGCATCGTCGCGGACGCCAGCACCCGGCTGGGGCGCCTCAGGGACTACGCGCGGCAGCAGCCCGAGTCCCCCATGGAGCCCGTGCAGTTGGCGGAGGTGGTGAGCGACGCGGTGGAAATCGCGCGGGGGGAGCTGGAGAGCCGCGCCGCGAAAGAAGGGCTCTTCCTGCGGCTGGAGGTGGACGTGCCCCGGCTGCCGCTGGTGGAGAGCTCGTCGGCGGACCTGCGCTGCGTCTTCCTCAACCTGCTGCGCAACGCGCGCGACGCCATGCCGCGCGGAGGCACCGTGCGCGTGCGAGGACAGCGCACGCAGGGCCAGGCCGTCATCACCGTGGAGGACGAGGGCACCGGCATCCCCGAGGAGCACCTGCACTCCATCTTCCAGCCCTTCTTCACCACCAAGGGTCGTCACGGCACGGGCCTGGGGCTGTCCATGGCCCACGACGTGGTGAGCCGCGCGCGCGGCACGCTCATCGCCGCCAACCGCCCGGAAGGGGGCGCCATCTTCACCCTCACCTTCCCCCTGCTGCCCGGGAAGAGGTCCCACCGGGCCCCCGCGCCCGAGTACCGTTCAAGTTGA
- a CDS encoding response regulator, with product MVEEKARVLVVDDDPDLLDLVQRSLSSYGFEVLTHTSALGVSNLVSASEPDFVLIDVNFPALKGDKVVNLARQYASAKTKFILYSASDESKLRSLALASGADGYISKSVQGEDLANRLRTFRLKPRPPAVP from the coding sequence ATGGTTGAAGAAAAAGCACGCGTCCTGGTGGTGGACGATGACCCGGACCTGCTCGACCTCGTCCAGCGCTCGCTGAGCAGCTACGGCTTCGAGGTGCTGACGCACACGTCGGCCTTGGGCGTCTCCAACCTGGTCAGCGCCTCCGAGCCGGACTTCGTCCTCATCGACGTCAACTTCCCCGCCCTCAAGGGCGACAAGGTCGTCAACCTCGCGCGGCAGTACGCCTCCGCGAAGACCAAGTTCATCCTCTACTCCGCCTCGGATGAGTCCAAGCTGCGCTCGCTCGCACTGGCCTCCGGCGCGGATGGATACATCTCCAAGAGCGTCCAGGGAGAGGACCTCGCCAACCGGCTGCGCACCTTCCGACTCAAGCCACGCCCACCCGCAGTCCCCTGA
- a CDS encoding AarF/ABC1/UbiB kinase family protein: MASDSDDSLPPSGRFTRLRKLAGLSMQVGTDVLKSSAKRLTGGTPDVLSMGAAEKLVSTLGELKGAAMKLGQVISMDPDLVAPEVRQVLARLQNQAPAMSYEHVARVVRAELGAPPEEVFREFSREPMAAASLGQVHRAVLHDGSGAAVKVQYPGIAESLTQDMENLGLVVKTVSKASRLMDGSAYFQEFRDELLLELDYRREAALAEGFGRAVASLEDLRVPAIRAECSTGRVLTMELLPGLPLKDWLTTQPSNEERFRVARQLIRATYGPFFGAGEIHADPHPGNFIVMPDGRLGVLDFGSIKRFSPRFVEANRRMLVQAVRLEPMDVLGLSLEAGFTLELPGEEAEELIREVLHIAGRPMRLSPYDYTTCEIPRDMRNHFKRNAARFLKVKPPAEAVMFFRATGGLAQNLRLIGAQGDFRGVYLEMAELAG, encoded by the coding sequence ATGGCCTCCGACTCCGACGACTCGCTTCCCCCCTCGGGCCGCTTCACCCGCCTGCGCAAGCTGGCGGGCCTCTCCATGCAGGTGGGCACCGACGTGCTCAAGAGCAGCGCGAAGCGCCTGACCGGCGGCACGCCCGATGTGCTCAGCATGGGCGCCGCGGAGAAGCTGGTCTCCACGCTGGGGGAGCTCAAGGGCGCGGCGATGAAGCTGGGGCAGGTCATCTCCATGGACCCGGACCTGGTCGCCCCCGAGGTGCGGCAGGTGCTGGCGCGGCTGCAGAACCAGGCGCCCGCCATGTCCTATGAGCACGTGGCCCGGGTGGTGCGGGCCGAGCTGGGCGCGCCCCCGGAAGAGGTCTTCCGCGAGTTCAGCCGCGAGCCCATGGCCGCCGCGTCGCTGGGGCAGGTCCACCGCGCGGTGCTGCATGACGGGAGCGGCGCGGCGGTGAAGGTGCAGTACCCCGGCATCGCCGAGTCCCTCACGCAGGACATGGAGAACCTGGGCCTCGTCGTGAAGACCGTCTCCAAGGCCTCGAGGCTGATGGACGGCTCGGCCTACTTCCAGGAGTTCAGGGACGAGCTGCTCCTGGAGCTGGACTACCGCCGCGAGGCGGCGCTGGCGGAGGGCTTCGGGCGCGCGGTGGCCTCGCTGGAGGACCTGCGCGTGCCGGCCATCCGCGCCGAGTGCAGCACCGGGCGCGTGCTGACGATGGAGCTGTTGCCGGGGCTCCCGCTCAAGGACTGGCTGACGACGCAGCCGTCCAACGAGGAGCGCTTCCGCGTGGCGCGCCAGCTCATCCGCGCCACGTACGGGCCGTTCTTCGGCGCGGGCGAAATCCACGCGGACCCGCACCCGGGCAACTTCATCGTCATGCCGGACGGGCGGCTGGGCGTGCTCGACTTCGGCTCCATCAAGCGCTTCAGCCCGCGCTTCGTGGAGGCCAACCGCCGCATGCTCGTGCAGGCCGTGCGGCTGGAGCCCATGGACGTGCTGGGGTTGAGCCTGGAGGCGGGCTTCACCCTGGAGCTGCCGGGTGAGGAGGCCGAGGAGCTCATCCGCGAGGTGCTGCACATCGCCGGCAGGCCCATGCGCCTGTCGCCGTATGACTACACCACCTGCGAAATCCCTCGGGACATGCGCAACCACTTCAAGCGCAACGCGGCGCGCTTCCTCAAGGTGAAGCCCCCGGCGGAGGCGGTGATGTTCTTCCGCGCGACGGGAGGCCTGGCCCAGAACCTGCGGCTCATCGGCGCCCAGGGGGACTTCCGGGGCGTCTACCTGGAGATGGCGGAGCTCGCCGGCTGA
- a CDS encoding methyltransferase yields MPRPLAESPRALLHLLYNGAKAVDVVEASLQLGLLDSLEGPSPITLAELSAKHSLVPGRLYKLLDCLESLGLVKREQDTDALASARYSAVAGLREAALAVVGPQSRERDREKFAWRKLYGHLPEVLRGQHSISPDDFDWPLRTPEQLEGFETSMAVGLPPILESLRQHGARLWRDGMRVLDVGGGDGSLAAHLTREHPTARVDVYNLPATQPLVERTRERFELGPSRLGFVAGDFLQEPLPGGYDVLMFVRVLHDWSAQTALHLLKSAWAALPSGGRVIICEEFRTAERLAAQFFWTYFLIGVDSCVSRLREVEHYQRMLQEAGFHDTQVLSGGPFELVTAVKP; encoded by the coding sequence GTGCCCCGCCCGCTGGCGGAGTCACCGCGCGCGCTGTTGCACCTGCTCTACAATGGCGCGAAGGCCGTGGACGTGGTGGAGGCGTCGCTCCAGCTGGGGCTGCTCGACTCGCTGGAGGGCCCCTCCCCCATCACCCTCGCGGAGCTGTCCGCGAAGCACTCGCTGGTGCCGGGCCGGCTCTACAAGCTTCTGGACTGCCTGGAGAGCCTGGGGCTGGTGAAGCGCGAGCAGGACACGGACGCGCTCGCGTCGGCGCGATACAGCGCGGTGGCGGGCCTGCGCGAGGCGGCCCTCGCGGTGGTGGGGCCTCAGTCCAGGGAGAGGGACCGTGAGAAGTTCGCCTGGCGCAAGCTGTACGGGCACCTGCCCGAGGTGCTGCGCGGCCAGCACTCCATCTCCCCCGACGACTTCGACTGGCCGCTGCGCACCCCGGAGCAACTGGAGGGCTTCGAGACGAGCATGGCCGTGGGCCTGCCGCCCATCCTGGAGAGCCTGCGTCAGCACGGGGCACGGCTCTGGCGGGACGGCATGCGGGTGCTCGACGTGGGCGGCGGAGATGGAAGCCTCGCGGCGCACCTGACGCGCGAGCACCCCACCGCGCGCGTGGACGTCTACAACCTGCCCGCCACCCAGCCGCTGGTGGAGCGCACGCGCGAGCGCTTCGAGCTGGGGCCCTCGAGATTGGGCTTCGTGGCCGGGGACTTCCTCCAGGAGCCGCTGCCTGGCGGTTATGACGTGCTGATGTTCGTGCGGGTGCTGCACGACTGGTCCGCGCAGACGGCGCTCCACCTGCTGAAGTCCGCGTGGGCCGCGCTGCCCTCCGGTGGACGCGTCATCATCTGCGAGGAGTTCCGCACGGCGGAGCGCCTGGCCGCGCAGTTCTTCTGGACGTACTTCCTCATCGGCGTGGACTCGTGTGTCAGCCGGCTGCGCGAGGTGGAGCACTACCAGCGGATGCTCCAGGAGGCGGGCTTCCACGACACCCAGGTGCTCAGCGGTGGACCCTTCGAGCTGGTGACGGCCGTCAAGCCCTGA
- a CDS encoding response regulator, with protein MSEMKIRVLVVDDDQEQLTLAERSLSAYGFDVRTHRSSLGVSNLVRSTLPDLVLLDVNIPALTGDKVLTLARGQAPAGTLFVLFSASDESTLRQLAKASGADGYITKSTQGEDLAKKLHAIHAKARGTASPSAP; from the coding sequence ATGTCGGAGATGAAGATCCGCGTGCTGGTGGTGGACGACGACCAGGAGCAGCTGACGTTGGCGGAGCGCTCGTTGTCGGCGTATGGGTTCGACGTGCGGACGCACCGCTCCTCGTTGGGCGTGTCGAACCTGGTGCGCTCGACGTTGCCAGACTTGGTGTTGCTGGACGTGAACATCCCCGCGCTCACCGGGGACAAGGTGCTGACGCTGGCGCGAGGGCAGGCCCCGGCGGGCACGCTCTTCGTGCTCTTCTCCGCGTCGGACGAGTCCACGCTGCGCCAGTTGGCGAAGGCCTCCGGCGCGGACGGCTACATCACCAAGAGCACCCAGGGCGAGGACCTGGCCAAGAAGCTCCACGCCATCCACGCCAAGGCCCGGGGCACCGCGTCACCCTCCGCGCCCTGA